aatatttaagcatctactttatgaaagtatacattgttttaggaggacataacatggtggagggatcatttcacattaaatattgctcattcatcttggcataattacaatggacaaagggtggtgtatgaatcattcaccacacatacaattgtcttgtaaacaattgaaaagaaagaagaaaggagaaacaagaaggtgaggttggccaaaagttgtagaaaacaaattagaaaatttaaagtgtaaagttaatggaatgaatcatgccataagtggagcatgtgaccaacttgtaggcatcaaagttgaaccaaataatgaccaagaaatcagccatcacaattcatttcaactacacaacacaaagaaagaaaacttaagcctagagagagagagcattcggccaaggggctgattttgagccctttgagtcttgatccaaaaattattttccaaggtgtttcaaccctttagaaggtccctaaaacgtgaagatagtctttggagcaacaagaaccatttccatctcaagtcaccaactctagccaagtagagaagtcaagttgtcaaggtaagatctaactttcttgtcatgtattaagggtgatgtagatgtgtgaatataagttgtatgaatgaaataaggtgtgttgatgttggaacatgatggtagttatggggttatatgtgttgatgttgaagtatggttgtaacttgacgaacatgaatcgcatgcataaaatcatgaaagttggtgttggaatgttagttggccgtagggactgttttggtgaattaatggactgattttctttaataaatatggttgttactatcatagatctcatggtaaaaagaatgaaaagaattggaaggttaaaggtgaagttatgttagtatgaaaatggttgaatctatgattttatgtgagcgatgttgaagcatggtgtagccgtgtgtggactgttttgtgaagaagttagtgaactgtttttacttgatattttgattgttattatcatgaattttatgatgtaaatgaaggtgtttaatggttggagttgaaactaaagtcgtTTGAGAATTGTTGTAAGGATTAtagaaatgacgatatagcgtagttgcgtatgaattgatgttgtacttgtcgtgtggatagctggtcataacttgctgaaattatatgaaaagaagacatgaaatgatgtataaaaatcgcatgtggttggcttagtatgttcgtaaacgtttgcaagaattccgaacatcgttatgttgtcggttagagactgttttggacatgttgtggtagtggactgttttggacttgtgttttcattaagttggaaagaataattataagttaagaggatacatcatattgtatgttggatgggctgttataagttgttacatgcaaacgttaaggctacaaactaataaaagtaacttgagaatgtcggccgtatgtgaatcgttattgcatgttatgaatgtgggctgttttagaatattgtgtgggctgtccggattggtattgaacacataattattgatgttgtattggtagtatgtggttggtttagatacaagagaaaacatcgcctaaacatctagaaaggagttactaacgttagaatacgtttgaatctcccggtagcttaaccatagttgttggcgtcttaatataggttgaagtattattgggtagcgtacacatattgtgtgacgaataagcactaaagaccttgtccgatcggaagcacttcagaaggaaaaagctttggcatgggagttcgtgacacgcttttcggcattgaggtaggttacggtttaccttatggtgagactttgattagcgaagcgtatgtttagatgatattgtcggagaatgcatataaactgcgggtatcaagttgggttagatattttcttaggttggaccttgttgtatgatttggggctacacatcccgttgtgttgttgacttatcttgatctattttttttttgtgctcgttgccacttgagacattgagtatatgtgactaatgatatatcatggctatgatattgcggtgttttacttgattgatatggagatgagaatggtgattccattgtggctttttgtgtagccttattgctgatattacttgtattccatgtgcggtaccgtttcggattgaattggtttttaacattacatttcatcatactcatatgcatttccatgatacattgatatatgcatggttatggcactaatgatgatatgtgagagagtgtagcctccgaggtctttgccggagagggtaaaagagagatgagtgtttgttgcccgaggtttcttgccgggaacgatggagtgtccgatgcccgaggtctttgccggaatcgtgagagtgtgctcgtgatccgaggttatattccggagcgagtggtacatggacttcgcgggtcccccatgggtcatgatcgccgagacgtggagttaagctcgtccgggacatgttgtacaaagctgcatatgcattgcattcatcctacatacattattgcattgcattatatcttgttcctgttgattgttgtgatactactgTGATGTActgattcggattgattatactaagacttggcacaattgggtttagatgctataacataagaGATGACTTGTtctgtggatatggattcatattgacttgtacttgttggtttatatgtttttcttgcttgttgcctttatatacgttatctagtcttagtcggcctatgatacctacgagcctagtgttgtgctcatactactcttgctacactcatggagtgtagagttatttgtgatgttcggagtctcacgaccgtttcgaggcattcgtcaaagacgtttgggtgagctattgcaacccgagtctctccttagatttctgttgttctctatccttaaacgaagtcgtatccggtttagtctgttatctattcaaattgtaaacttcttagaagctcttgtatgagtctagaccgattttgggaatttcttataataaaagtatttattccgcatgttgtatcaaattaaggtagttatctgaagggttcgcccaccagggagggttagtgtgggtgcccgcatgatccatgatttgggtcgtgacaagctgAAGCTGGGATGCGATAAACATCACTTCTACAAAACAATGTTCGAAACCTTAGATCTATGCACGTATAAATCCTTTTTTTCCATTGCTAGTTGtttgttatttattttagaGGCAAAAGGAGTGAACCATAATAGTATTTCCACAATGAGCTAGAGAGCCTTTATTTACTGATTTGCTTGTTGAAACTTTCTAGTTCATGGAAAAGAAGTATGTCCATAACTACAATTATTTAGCAGCTACAGTTAATTTATCTTGGTGGTGGAAATTCACAAAGATACATTCCAATCATGAAGTAATTTTAAACAGGCAATTTATATAGGCAAACTCATTAATAATGGCAAACAAAAAACAATGGATAGTTACTGAATGAGTTGTTGACTATTCATTAGTGCTTTTCTTCTATCTTTATACTTCAGTTTTACATTTAACACTGTGTTGCCATGATAATCAATTGCAGTTATTACTGGGTTAAATACCATATTTGCTTCCAAACATTTGATATAATTGTTTTCATGTCCAAGCAAGCAGGCGTAATTCTGTGTTtagaaataaattgaaacagagcaACTTGAACAACCATTAATGATAAAGTAACACATACAATCATATACAAAcagaaaattaaaaagagaaaaaaacagAAACAGAAAAGTTCACCCTTTCAATCTTCCATTATGTCCTCCATCTGTGATTTCTCTTCTTTGGTCTTCTCATTTTCTTGGGAAAAGCGTCTTCAAGAAATTCCACAACCCATTTTGGCTTACGAGCTTTAAACATGAGGCTCCACATGACAGTTTCAACAACAAGTCCACAACTGTAGCCTATGACTACCGATTTCCATGTAAATCCACTTAAAAAGTATGActcgttttcttcttcttcggaCTCCAATGGTTGAGGAACATGCGATGGATCACTTGTTCCACATTGCTTTGGTAAAGGAGGACCACATAAATCAAGGTTGCCACCATACGAGTCATTATCAAATGTGTTGAATTGTAGACCTCGAGGAATTGGTCATACGAGATGATTCTGAGAGAGGTTTAAGAATGCCGTAAAATGACAGCCTTGTCAATTAGAACCTAAATCTAACTTCCTAATTTGGGTTAGGTTGCCAATGGAATTAGGAATCTGGCTAGTGAAATTATTATAACTTAAATCTAACTCCCTACTTTGGGCTAGGTTGCCAATGGAATTAGGAATATGGCCAGTGAAGTGATTATTACCTAAATCTAACTTCCTAATTTGGGTTAGGTTGCCAATGGAATTACGAATCTGGCCAGTGAAATGATTATTACCTAAATCTAGCTTTCTTATGTGGGTTAGGTTGCCAATGAAATTAGGAATATGGCCAGTGAAATAATTAGAACCTAAATCTAACTTCCTTATTTGGGTTATAGGTTGCCAATGGAATTAGGAATCTGGCCAGTGAAATTATTATAACTTAAATCTAACTCCCTAATTTGGGTTAGGTTTCCAATGGAATTAGGAATATGGCCAGTGAAATGATTATTACCTAAATCTAACTTCCTAATTTGGGTTAGGTTGCCAATGGAATTAGGAATCTGGCCAGTGAAATTATTATAACTTAAATCTAACTCCCTAATTTGGGTTAGGTTGCCAATGGAATTAGGAATATAGCCAGTGAAATGATTATTACCTAAATCTAACTTCCTAATTTGGGTTAGGTTGCCAATGGATTAGGAATCTGGCCAGTGAAATAATTAGAACCTAAATCTAACTTCCTAATTTGGGTTAGGTGGCCAATGGAATTAGGAATCTGGCCAGTGAAATTATTATAACTTAAATCTAACTCCCTAATTTCGGTTAGGTTGCCAATGGAATTAGGAATCTGGCCACTGAAATAATTAGAACCTAAATTTAACTCCATAATTTGGGTTAGGTTGCcaatgaaattaggaatctggCCAGTGAAATAATTAGAACCTAAATCTAACTCCCTAGTTTGGGTTAGGTTGCCAATGGAATTAGGAATCTGGCCATCAAATGAAGACCTGGAAAGGTTGAGATGCCTCAAATTTATCAAGTGGCCAATGTCACTTGGGATCGAAGAAGAATTGATGTGATTGTAAGCAAGGTTTAGTGTCTCAAAATGATCAAGATGGAAGAGGCTGCTGTTGGGATGAATAGTTCCACCAAGCTGACTGCAACTAAGGTCCAGGCCTATAACATGACCTGTTAACAAGTCACAAGTGACCCCATCCCAACTGCAGCAATCCCTACTCTCATTCCAAGATGATGTTTTCGGGAAAGAAGAAGTATCACACCAATCAGAGTTTTCTAAGGAGATTCCAAAGGGTTTCTTAAATTGAAGCAAAGCAGAAGCTTCACTGGAAGAGTAAAGATGATGAAGAAAAGCTTTGacttagaaagaaaaaacagagaagtgaataaaagaaaaagagacttgccattttcttttgtttgttttcagCAAATAACAAAATGTTTCTTACAAAATCAATTATCACAATCCATACATATTTATAGCTATATCAACACCTCATTTCACTTGACTTGGGTCAATATTGTTAAAGACTTGCGTAACCCACACTTCAAAAGTTTTCTACAGATTCTTCTAGTAAATTTGGTAGTTTGGGATTTTAATGttgaaaacaaaaattagaAACCAAAATTGAATGAATACCTTGAAGCGTAAATAAATTCAATATCCTTAAAAGAAATATTGTGCTCATATTTAGGGGGTAAATTTCACTTATGGCCacacaactttaatttttttcaccaaattgactaactatgttttctaacacaaaagtcacaaaACTTTGCCCTTACTAACACAAAAGTCAACTTCTAGTGGGTGATaagattttagtattttatttattttttacttttactattttatttatttttagtttaatagtatataaaaatttaattaaaaaaatccaaTCCGATTCATTCCAAAACTCATATCTCACCGGTAATAATCTTTtactctttttctaaaaaaaaaaaaaattaggtctAATAAATACAAATTCAATTAAAAAGAACCGAGCTAACCCAAGCCGAACAAAATTCATATGCAAAATTAAAATGTTCTTATTCTTATTTAGAGTTTTCCTTTATACGAAGCATACCATGTGCTATATACCCCAACTAGCACTAACTAATTTGTGCTATCTTGTGTTAAGTCGATTTCCAGAAATTATACAATATTTGTCTTGTCCAACTTTGGCATAAATGGAGAGAAAATGAGCTGCATCACAACCACAAAACTTGTGGTCCATGGATCATGAGCGGTCACTTGTTAGTCATATGTTCTACAAGACTTTTCAGAGGGGAGAAGACTAAAGAAAAACTAATACTCCCTTTGTCCTAATTTTCTCTAATGATGTGTTCGTTTCGATATTTGAGGTCATCGACTAAACACCCAACACGGGTTCTGCAGAATTTCTCTGCATTGTGCGTTAGCAAGACGATGTAACTTGGTTTCATTACGTATAACACACACTGCTGAGATATTTTCTACAGAACTTTTAACAAATTTTCTGCAAAGATAGTTTGGCATATTATTTAGTTTTCCACAGACTTCTCGAAGAatagaaacaaagaaattaCATCAAATTTCGAAACACTAATCATTCAAGGATTCCAAAACTACAACATACAAGATTATGCTAATTGTGTGGGGTTCTATTACTAaaacaaatacaaaaatattgCTTCCTTTAAGTTTCCAATCTATTAGATTTTGACAATTAGTAGGCAGTGGTGAAAATTATACTTTCATGGATCAGTCTTTCTGGTGCCTAACATGTTCGTGCTATTCTTGGCCCATCAATATACTTTTCCGCATGacttttcaaagaaagaaagtatcTCTTGACTAAGTCAAGTGAGAAAGACAAATGAACAATAAAGACATATGATGTAACTCCATTTCCTTCTCTGTCTACTAAAAGTATGTAAGAGAACTCAGTCTTTCTTATTTCTAGAAAACAATGGTAATTTATGACTATATATTTTCATCTACAGAGTTCAAAATCCTGATGCAAAGGTTTGGGATTTGAGTCACACTTGCGGAACAAATCAGAAATCATGGTTAATCTCATAGGACCGTGGGGgtatcaaattaaaaataaaaagatctaGTAAAGAAAATGCGGTACTTCTACCCAGCTAGCACTAATTAATTTGTGGACAATGACCGCAAGTCTCAAGTAATTTTCAGAAATACTCAAGGGCTAATTCGTGGTTGCTGGTACATGAACCTTACAATAATTGTATGGTGAAACTTTGAATAAGAGTTGTAACAGAAGGAGTTCAGAAGTACTGGTACAATCTTAAGAGAATAAAGAAATACATGTCTCAATCATTTAACATAATTTGGGTTCCGCAGATCAAAGTATACTTTCGTCAAGTCAAATTTAGGCCTTGGAGTACAATTTTGTATGAATAGATGGATCATACTCTTTTATATACCACAAAAATCTATTTCAGGACTTGCTTTGatataaattttacttttgaTCGATAACTCAATATagacaaaaaaatttataagaGACTAGAGATGGTTGTGCGTCACAATTATAAAACTCCTACTTTAGGATCACCATCTAATTTCACCACTTACGCCAATATTAATGTTGACGATAACACCATGCCTGATGCACCTTTGTAAAGAAAATTTCTGCAAAACTAGTGGTCCATGGACAAGGATATTCAGTAGTTTCCAGAAGACAtttcaaagaagaaaaattagaCTAGGAAGATTCCATCAAAATTACCAAAAACTGATCACTCAATTGTCCCACGAGAGAGTAAAAATGTGACTAGAGACAAAATTTTACTCCATATACATCGGATTCCGACTTGTTAGTGAGATTGAACTATGGGTAACACATACTTCAGAAATTTCTGCATCTTAACAAACTTCCAAGATAGTGGTGGTTTTAGTTGTCTTTTCTGTTGTCTTCTAACTAGTGAATTAGGCTCAAATTGGATTGAATAAGAGCTGCAATACGAGGACTTAAAAAGCGCggatacaatctttatacaatATAACATTGATCGAAATATACTTTGGTCAAATTCTGAGGCCTGGAattacaacacaaaaaaatctATATGAAAAGggaacaaaaacaaaattttcaacATGAAAAATGCTATCTCATAATTGTTCACAACTAATTGCATTTTACCAATTTACAAATTTGGTATAAGTGTCACATTTAGATACAACTGATAACTGGTTCCTCGAGATATTGGGAACTTCTTAATCTACCTTTTCTTTTGGTAGTGGGAGGTATAAAGGCATCAAAATCTGAAACAGCTTGCTAAACGTTGTTACAGAGTCGGAACTAGATTTCTAACTTCATGGTTCGGACTTGACATTCTACCACTTCCAGTCGGAATTTGAGTCCGAATAGAATTTCTGGAAATTGACTTGTCGATGGGACTGTGGGGtataaattaaagaaagaaaagaaaagcatCCAGACACATAAAATGGAGTACTAAATACTTTGTGGTTGTGGGTAATTCCTCTCAAGTATTCAGTCAATTTCCAGAATGACTCTAAGTCTTTAAGTCTTGGTTGCTAGTACCAATCATAGAGTTTTTGTCTTGTCCAAATTTGGTATAAATGGAGAGAAAATAAGCAGTTACTTCTAACAACTTGTTAGCCATATGTTCTACAAGACTTTTCAAAGGGGAGAAGACTTAACAAACTAATACTCCTGTCCTAATTTTCTTTAATGATGTGTTCAGCAGAAAATTTCTCTGCATTGTGTGTTAGCAAGATGGTGCAACTTAGTCTCGTTACGTATAACACACACTGCTGAGATATTTTCTACTGAGATAGTTTGGCATATTATTTAGTTTTCCACAATACCTCACAAAAGATAGAGACAAAGAAATTACATCAAATTTCCAAACATTGATCGTCCACAGATTACAAAACTGCAACCTACAAGATTATGCTAATTGTGTGGGGCTCTATTACTAAAACAAATACAGAAATGCTTCCTC
The nucleotide sequence above comes from Lycium ferocissimum isolate CSIRO_LF1 unplaced genomic scaffold, AGI_CSIRO_Lferr_CH_V1 ctg12100, whole genome shotgun sequence. Encoded proteins:
- the LOC132041874 gene encoding receptor-like protein 35, producing the protein MISDLFRKCDSNPKPLHQDFELFKAFLHHLYSSSEASALLQFKKPFGISLENSDWCDTSSFPKTSSWNESRDCCSWDGVTCDLLTGHVIGLDLSCSQLGGTIHPNSSLFHLDHFETLNLAYNHINSSSIPSDIGHLINLRHLNLSRSSFDGQIPNSIGNLTQTRELDLGSNYFTGQIPNFIGNLTQIMELNLGSNYFSGQIPNSIGNLTEIRELDLSYNNFTGQIPNSIGHLTQIRKLDLGNNHFTGYIPNSIGNLTQIRELDLSYNNFTGQIPNSIGNLTQIRKLDLGNNHFTGHIPNSIGNLTQIRELDLSYNNFTGQIPNSIGNL